A single window of Mycolicibacterium aurum DNA harbors:
- a CDS encoding HNH endonuclease signature motif containing protein gives MSLAATSLGPKERLEVLFDELSELAGQRNAIDGRIVDIVAELDGERLWGMTGAKSIASLVAWKLGVSPRNAETIVAVADRAEQFPRCTTGLRQGWLSLDQVGVIAERAGDGSDDHYVGLARYATVTQLRTAVKQELPPEPDPTPDEDDEEDDDEVGDVAVDPGASDGSITKITEAGFTTWRIRLSNPEAAAFDAALSAHRDALIAEWKDDHQIESRDEAQVPPFPSTMEAFTRLVESSWDAEATRRPHGQHTTVVVHVDVDTKVGALHLGPVLTDEQRRYLSCDATCEVWFQRHGQPIGAGRATRTVNRRLRRALEHRDRCCVVPGCGATRGLHAHHLIHWEDGGPTELDNLVLVCPFHHRAHHRGVITLTGPAHTLVVADARGRPLSGASLARPPTTQPPRVPPYRGPTGERAQWKWYHPFRHHRRSIDGLEAEELSGLP, from the coding sequence ATGTCTTTGGCGGCAACATCTTTGGGACCTAAGGAGCGTCTTGAGGTGTTGTTCGACGAGTTGTCGGAGTTGGCGGGTCAGCGTAACGCGATCGATGGGCGCATCGTCGATATCGTGGCCGAGCTCGACGGTGAGCGGTTGTGGGGGATGACGGGGGCGAAGTCGATCGCCTCGCTGGTGGCGTGGAAGCTGGGGGTGTCCCCGCGTAACGCCGAGACCATCGTCGCGGTGGCTGATCGGGCCGAGCAGTTCCCGCGCTGCACCACCGGGTTGCGGCAGGGCTGGTTGTCGCTGGATCAGGTGGGGGTGATCGCTGAACGCGCCGGCGACGGCTCCGATGACCATTATGTGGGGTTGGCGCGGTATGCGACGGTCACCCAGCTACGCACGGCGGTTAAACAAGAATTGCCCCCCGAACCCGACCCCACCCCCGACGAGGACGACGAAGAGGACGACGACGAGGTCGGGGATGTCGCAGTGGATCCCGGTGCGTCCGACGGGTCCATCACCAAGATCACCGAGGCGGGGTTCACGACGTGGCGGATCCGGCTGTCGAACCCCGAGGCTGCCGCGTTCGATGCCGCCTTATCCGCGCACCGTGATGCCCTGATCGCCGAGTGGAAAGACGACCACCAGATCGAGAGCCGCGACGAGGCGCAGGTGCCGCCGTTTCCGAGCACGATGGAGGCGTTCACCCGGCTGGTCGAATCCAGTTGGGACGCCGAAGCCACCCGCCGCCCGCACGGCCAGCACACTACCGTCGTCGTGCACGTCGATGTGGACACGAAGGTCGGGGCGCTGCATCTGGGTCCGGTGCTCACCGATGAGCAGCGCCGCTACCTGAGCTGTGATGCCACCTGCGAGGTGTGGTTCCAACGCCACGGCCAACCCATCGGGGCGGGGCGGGCCACCCGCACCGTCAACCGGCGGCTACGCCGGGCGCTGGAGCACCGCGACCGCTGTTGTGTGGTCCCCGGCTGCGGGGCCACCCGCGGCCTGCACGCCCACCACCTGATCCACTGGGAAGACGGCGGTCCCACCGAGCTCGACAACCTCGTGCTGGTGTGCCCGTTCCACCACCGGGCGCATCACCGCGGCGTCATCACCCTCACCGGCCCCGCCCACACCCTGGTGGTCGCCGACGCCCGAGGTCGTCCACTCAGCGGCGCCTCCCTGGCTAGGCCACCCACCACACAACCACCCCGCGTCCCGCCGTACCGCGGACCGACCGGCGAACGCGCCCAATGGAAGTGGTACCACCCCTTCAGGCACCACCGACGATCAATTGACGGGTTAGAGGCCGAGGAACTCTCGGGCCTTCCTTAG
- a CDS encoding DMT family transporter, which produces MSVRGWLLFAAMSVIWGIPYLLIKVAVEGLSVPVLVFARTAVGALVLIPLTLRRSSWAPVLAQWKPVAAFAFFEIIAAWLLLSDAEQHISSSLTGLLIAASPIVAAVLDRLTGGGQPLTAKRLAGLAVGLSGVAVLAGPELTGGSAWPVSEVLLVAVCYAIAPLIAARYLADVPTMPMTAACLGLAAIIYAGPAAATWPSAVPATRVVVSVALLAVVCTALAFIVFFALIREVGAPRALVFTYVNPAVALAAGVVVLGEPLTPWHLAGLALILAGSVLATRRLEPKIALS; this is translated from the coding sequence GTGAGCGTTCGTGGATGGCTGCTGTTCGCCGCGATGAGCGTCATCTGGGGGATCCCGTATCTGCTCATCAAGGTTGCGGTGGAAGGGCTTTCGGTCCCCGTTCTGGTCTTTGCCCGTACCGCGGTGGGCGCGCTGGTGCTGATCCCGCTGACGCTGCGGCGGTCCTCGTGGGCTCCGGTGCTTGCGCAGTGGAAGCCGGTCGCGGCCTTCGCGTTCTTCGAGATCATCGCGGCCTGGCTGCTGCTCTCGGATGCCGAGCAGCACATTTCCAGCTCGCTGACCGGACTGCTGATCGCGGCCTCACCGATCGTCGCGGCGGTGCTCGACCGGCTCACCGGCGGTGGTCAGCCGCTGACGGCGAAGCGCCTCGCCGGGCTCGCGGTCGGGTTGTCGGGGGTCGCCGTGCTCGCCGGCCCAGAGCTGACCGGCGGCAGCGCATGGCCGGTCTCGGAGGTACTGCTGGTGGCGGTCTGCTACGCCATCGCGCCGCTGATCGCCGCGCGCTATCTCGCAGACGTGCCGACGATGCCGATGACGGCCGCATGCCTCGGCCTCGCGGCGATCATCTATGCCGGTCCGGCGGCGGCGACGTGGCCCTCCGCGGTTCCCGCGACGCGCGTAGTGGTGTCGGTGGCGCTCCTGGCCGTGGTCTGTACCGCGTTGGCGTTCATCGTGTTCTTCGCGCTGATCCGTGAGGTCGGTGCGCCCCGCGCGCTGGTGTTCACCTACGTCAACCCCGCGGTGGCTCTCGCTGCGGGTGTCGTCGTACTCGGCGAACCGCTGACACCGTGGCACCTGGCCGGCCTCGCGCTGATCCTCGCCGGTTCGGTACTGGCGACGCGGCGCCTCGAACCGAAAATTGCGTTGAGCTGA
- a CDS encoding N-acyl-D-amino-acid deacylase family protein — protein MFDLKITGGTVVDGTGADRFTADVAVKDGKIVEIRRRGPSDPPLEGNATETIDATGKIVAPGFVDIHTHYDGQVSWDSVLEPSSNHGVTTVVAGNCGVGFAPVRPGSEEWLIALMEGVEDIPGTALTEGITWGWESYAEYLDVIGTRELAVDFGSQIAHGTVRAYAMGERGARNEPATPEDIAAMSRLVREAAEAGALGFSSSRTIAHRAMDGEPVPGTYAAEDELFALGHAMAAGGAGVFELAPQGAAGEDIVAPKKELEWMQRLGSEIDCALSFALIQVDADPNLWREQLDISAAAHEAGSRLHPQIAARPFGMLLGFPGHHAFTHRPTYRRLKAECTREELAARLAEPAVRQAILSEDDLPIDPTKLFDGMFALAQNVTERLYYLGEPPNYEPTDEDTVAAIARERGQDPLAAMYDLMLEADAGNMLMFPMFNYSNGNHDAIREMITHPAGVMGLSDGGAHCSMICDASYPTFLLTHWARDRHRGATLPLEYVIRKQAHDTAQLFGLTDRGVIAVGKKADVNVIDMNALTLHAPRMAYDLPAGGHRLVQGASGYDATIVSGVVTRRHGADTGARPGRLVRGAR, from the coding sequence GTGTTCGACCTGAAGATCACCGGCGGGACCGTGGTGGACGGCACGGGCGCGGACCGCTTCACCGCCGACGTGGCGGTCAAGGACGGCAAGATCGTCGAGATTCGTCGCCGTGGACCGAGCGACCCGCCACTGGAGGGCAACGCCACCGAGACGATCGACGCCACCGGAAAGATCGTCGCGCCGGGCTTCGTCGACATCCACACCCACTACGACGGGCAGGTCAGCTGGGACAGCGTGCTGGAACCGTCCAGCAATCACGGGGTCACGACCGTCGTCGCCGGCAACTGCGGCGTCGGCTTCGCGCCGGTGCGGCCCGGTAGCGAGGAGTGGCTGATCGCCCTGATGGAGGGTGTCGAGGACATTCCAGGTACGGCGCTCACCGAGGGCATCACGTGGGGCTGGGAGAGCTATGCGGAGTACCTCGACGTGATCGGCACCCGGGAGTTGGCTGTCGACTTCGGCAGCCAGATCGCCCACGGCACGGTGCGTGCATACGCGATGGGCGAGCGCGGGGCCCGCAACGAACCGGCCACACCGGAGGACATCGCCGCCATGAGCCGGCTGGTCCGTGAGGCCGCCGAGGCGGGCGCGCTGGGCTTCTCCTCCTCCCGCACCATCGCCCACCGGGCCATGGACGGCGAACCCGTCCCGGGGACGTACGCCGCCGAAGACGAACTGTTCGCCCTCGGCCACGCGATGGCCGCCGGTGGGGCCGGCGTGTTCGAGCTCGCACCGCAGGGCGCGGCGGGGGAGGACATCGTCGCGCCGAAGAAGGAACTGGAGTGGATGCAACGGCTCGGCTCCGAGATCGATTGCGCGCTGAGCTTCGCGCTGATCCAGGTGGACGCCGACCCGAACCTGTGGCGCGAGCAGCTCGACATCTCGGCGGCCGCGCACGAGGCCGGCAGCCGGCTGCACCCGCAGATCGCTGCCCGCCCGTTCGGCATGCTGCTCGGCTTCCCCGGCCACCACGCGTTCACCCACCGCCCCACCTATCGACGCTTGAAGGCGGAGTGCACCCGCGAAGAACTGGCCGCTCGATTGGCTGAACCCGCTGTGCGGCAGGCGATCCTGTCCGAGGACGATCTGCCGATCGATCCGACGAAGCTGTTCGACGGCATGTTCGCGCTGGCGCAGAACGTAACCGAGCGGCTGTACTACCTGGGCGAGCCGCCCAACTACGAGCCCACCGACGAGGACACCGTGGCCGCGATCGCGCGCGAACGCGGTCAGGATCCGCTGGCGGCGATGTACGACCTGATGCTGGAGGCCGACGCCGGCAACATGCTGATGTTCCCGATGTTCAACTACTCCAACGGAAACCACGACGCCATCCGCGAGATGATCACCCACCCCGCGGGCGTGATGGGCCTGTCGGACGGCGGTGCGCACTGCAGCATGATCTGCGACGCGTCCTATCCCACGTTCCTGCTGACGCACTGGGCCAGAGACCGGCACCGCGGCGCGACGCTGCCGTTGGAGTACGTCATCCGCAAGCAGGCACACGACACCGCGCAGCTGTTCGGACTGACCGACCGCGGCGTCATCGCCGTCGGCAAGAAGGCCGATGTGAACGTGATCGACATGAACGCGCTCACGCTGCACGCCCCGCGGATGGCCTACGACCTGCCCGCGGGCGGACACCGGCTGGTCCAGGGGGCATCCGGCTACGACGCCACCATCGTCAGCGGAGTCGTGACGCGCCGCCACGGCGCCGACACAGGGGCACGTCCGGGTCGGCTGGTGCGCGGAGCGCGGTAG
- a CDS encoding NAD(P)H-dependent amine dehydrogenase family protein, with protein MHNNAPYRVVQWTTGNVGKSSVAAIVKNPLLELVGCYAWSDDKAGRDVGELVGIDPLGITATNDVDALLALKPDVVVYNPMWIDVDELVRILEAGVNVVASASFITGHNLGDGRDKLADACLRGGSTLFGSGVSPGFAELLAIVAGTACDRIDKVTIAESADTTLYDSPETERPVGFDMAIDDPALQPMAAKGTAVFAEAVQLVADALGIALDEITCVSEYAQTTEDLPMASWTIKAGHVAGVFASWQGIANGKTVIDINVRWKKGQTLEPDWKLDGDGWKITIDGRPTVNMSVGFLPPQDMIESAKTLEDFFVLGHIMTALPPIHAIAAVVAAAPGIATYTDLPLPLPRGVVPTG; from the coding sequence GTGCACAACAATGCTCCCTATCGGGTCGTCCAGTGGACGACGGGAAATGTCGGAAAGTCCTCGGTCGCTGCGATAGTCAAGAATCCGTTGCTGGAGCTGGTCGGCTGCTACGCCTGGTCGGACGACAAGGCCGGCCGTGACGTCGGCGAGCTCGTCGGTATCGACCCGCTGGGGATCACCGCCACCAACGACGTCGACGCGCTGCTCGCGCTCAAGCCCGACGTCGTCGTCTACAACCCGATGTGGATCGACGTCGACGAACTGGTGCGGATCCTGGAGGCCGGCGTGAACGTGGTGGCGTCCGCGTCGTTCATCACCGGGCACAACCTGGGTGACGGCCGGGACAAGCTTGCAGACGCCTGCCTGCGCGGCGGATCGACGCTCTTCGGGTCCGGCGTCAGCCCCGGTTTCGCCGAGCTGCTCGCCATCGTGGCCGGGACCGCCTGCGACCGCATCGACAAGGTCACCATCGCCGAGTCCGCCGACACCACGCTCTACGACTCCCCCGAGACAGAACGGCCGGTGGGCTTCGACATGGCGATCGACGACCCGGCGTTGCAACCGATGGCGGCCAAGGGCACCGCGGTGTTCGCCGAGGCTGTCCAGCTCGTCGCCGACGCGCTCGGCATCGCGCTGGACGAGATCACGTGCGTCTCCGAGTACGCGCAGACGACCGAGGATCTCCCAATGGCGTCGTGGACCATCAAGGCCGGACACGTGGCGGGCGTCTTCGCCAGCTGGCAGGGGATCGCCAACGGCAAGACCGTCATCGACATCAACGTCCGGTGGAAGAAGGGTCAGACGCTGGAGCCGGACTGGAAACTCGACGGGGACGGCTGGAAGATCACTATCGATGGACGGCCGACGGTGAACATGTCGGTCGGCTTCCTGCCGCCGCAGGACATGATCGAGAGCGCCAAGACGCTCGAGGACTTCTTCGTGCTCGGCCACATCATGACCGCGCTGCCGCCGATTCACGCGATCGCAGCCGTCGTCGCGGCGGCCCCCGGCATCGCGACCTACACCGACCTGCCACTGCCGCTGCCCCGAGGTGTCGTGCCGACTGGCTAG
- a CDS encoding ATP-dependent DNA ligase, with amino-acid sequence MNTVDLPVRPPLEPMLAKAQTKVPDDAGVWSYEPKWDGFRALVFRDGDDVVLLSRSGKDLARYFPEVLDSVRDELAPRCVLDGEIVVPREIAGRTRLDWESLSQRIHPAESRVRKLSQETPAHFIGFDALASGDSSLMKEPFRVRRQALIDAVDHTTWCHVTRTTEDPGLGAQWLEEFEGAGLDGVIAKRLDGPYLPGKREMIKVKHHRDADCVAIGYRIHKSGEGIGSILLGLYREDGELQMVGGAASFTAKARISLLAELEPLRIGEDVRDGEPSRWNSAADKRWIPIRPEKVCEVAYDQMEGASEHGRRFRHAVKFLRWRPDRDPESCRFDQLDAPLHYDLYDVLEKS; translated from the coding sequence ATGAACACCGTGGATCTCCCCGTTCGGCCACCACTGGAGCCGATGCTGGCCAAAGCGCAGACCAAGGTGCCTGACGACGCCGGCGTCTGGTCCTATGAACCCAAGTGGGACGGTTTCCGGGCGCTGGTGTTCCGCGACGGCGACGACGTCGTGCTGCTGTCGCGCAGCGGCAAGGACCTGGCCAGGTACTTCCCGGAAGTGCTCGACTCGGTGCGCGACGAACTCGCGCCGCGCTGTGTGCTCGACGGCGAGATCGTCGTCCCCCGTGAGATCGCCGGACGCACTCGGCTGGACTGGGAGTCGCTGAGCCAGCGCATCCACCCCGCGGAGTCCCGGGTGCGCAAGCTCTCGCAGGAGACCCCGGCCCACTTCATCGGTTTCGACGCCCTCGCCAGCGGTGACTCCTCGCTGATGAAGGAGCCGTTCCGGGTTCGCCGACAGGCTTTGATCGACGCCGTCGACCACACCACGTGGTGTCACGTCACACGCACGACCGAGGACCCCGGGCTCGGTGCGCAGTGGCTGGAGGAATTCGAAGGAGCCGGCCTGGACGGCGTGATCGCCAAGCGCCTTGACGGGCCCTATCTGCCGGGTAAGCGGGAGATGATCAAGGTCAAGCACCACCGCGACGCCGACTGCGTGGCCATCGGCTATCGGATCCACAAGAGCGGGGAGGGCATCGGTTCGATCCTGCTCGGTCTGTACCGCGAGGACGGTGAACTCCAGATGGTGGGTGGGGCCGCCTCCTTCACCGCCAAGGCGCGCATCTCACTGCTCGCCGAACTGGAGCCGCTGCGCATCGGTGAGGACGTGCGCGACGGCGAACCCAGCCGGTGGAACTCCGCGGCCGACAAGCGCTGGATCCCGATCCGGCCGGAGAAGGTGTGCGAGGTGGCGTACGACCAGATGGAAGGCGCCAGCGAGCACGGCAGGCGGTTCCGGCACGCGGTGAAGTTCCTCCGCTGGCGGCCTGACCGAGATCCCGAGAGCTGCCGTTTCGATCAGCTCGACGCGCCACTGCACTACGACCTCTACGACGTACTGGAGAAGTCCTGA
- a CDS encoding epoxide hydrolase family protein — protein MTTPVSVRPYPIAVAQEQLDDLRRRLELARWPAEIDGAGGDYGTDHAFLRSVIDRWTSGYDWRRTEAELNSWGSYITTAAGQRVHLLHARSADPGAIPLVLTHGWPGSVVEFLDALPLLVDRFHVVVVSMPGYGFSGPTRERGIDVAKVAAAVADVMAQLGYDRYVAQGGDWGALVTRYLGEHFTPNVVAIHTNMLFALPPEGASDAMVGVTEDEIAAIVRTSAQVADGTAYMDVQSTRPHSVGFGLDDSPIGLAGWILEKFAAWCDTRDGMPVSTDRLIDNLMMYWLTRTATSAARLYYESARAGTGALSPWQGRVDVPTGYAVYPCEILQTPRVWAEKHYNLVHYTHQERGGHFAAFEQPELFAADLTAYGAHLRDVGLFG, from the coding sequence ATGACCACGCCCGTCTCCGTGAGGCCCTATCCGATCGCCGTGGCGCAGGAGCAGCTCGACGATCTGCGGCGTCGGCTGGAACTCGCGCGCTGGCCGGCCGAGATCGACGGCGCCGGTGGCGATTACGGTACCGACCACGCGTTCCTCCGTTCGGTGATCGACAGATGGACGAGCGGCTACGACTGGCGGCGCACCGAAGCCGAGCTGAACAGCTGGGGGTCGTACATCACCACCGCCGCCGGCCAGCGGGTGCATCTGCTGCACGCGCGTTCCGCGGATCCCGGCGCCATCCCGCTGGTGCTCACCCATGGCTGGCCCGGATCCGTCGTCGAGTTCCTCGACGCGCTGCCCCTGCTGGTGGACCGCTTTCATGTGGTTGTCGTGTCGATGCCCGGCTACGGATTCTCCGGCCCGACCAGGGAGCGGGGGATCGACGTCGCCAAGGTGGCCGCTGCCGTCGCCGACGTCATGGCCCAGCTCGGCTATGACCGGTACGTCGCCCAGGGCGGCGACTGGGGCGCGCTCGTCACCCGGTACCTCGGCGAGCATTTCACGCCCAATGTCGTTGCCATCCATACGAACATGTTGTTCGCGCTGCCGCCTGAAGGCGCGTCGGATGCCATGGTGGGCGTCACCGAGGACGAGATCGCCGCGATCGTGCGGACGTCGGCGCAGGTGGCCGACGGCACCGCCTACATGGATGTGCAGTCGACGCGTCCGCATTCTGTCGGCTTCGGGCTGGACGACTCGCCGATCGGACTTGCCGGGTGGATTCTGGAGAAGTTCGCCGCATGGTGTGACACCCGCGACGGCATGCCGGTGAGCACCGATCGGCTGATCGACAACCTGATGATGTACTGGCTCACCCGCACCGCGACGTCGGCGGCACGCCTGTACTACGAGTCGGCCCGCGCTGGGACGGGTGCGCTGAGTCCGTGGCAGGGCCGGGTCGACGTCCCGACCGGATACGCGGTGTACCCGTGCGAGATCCTGCAGACGCCGCGCGTCTGGGCAGAAAAGCACTACAACTTGGTGCATTACACGCATCAGGAGCGCGGCGGGCACTTCGCCGCTTTCGAACAGCCCGAGTTGTTCGCGGCCGATCTCACCGCGTATGGAGCACATCTGCGGGACGTGGGTCTGTTCGGCTGA
- a CDS encoding thioesterase II family protein, with the protein MTAPQPSRWMRNFHPAPDARTRLICLPHAGGSASYYFPLSSALAPEFEVYSVQYPGRQDRHKEPFVDSIEDMADQVYAAVGTLPDAPTAFFGHSMGAVLAFEVTRRLEAAGRQAVTVFASGSRAPSHYGDEREYKNDTALVDVMRQLGGTDPRVLNNPELLETFLPAFRNDYRALQAYHRGTDVTINAPIVVLSATDDPKTSEAAAGAWLDHTTAGGDVHMFTGGHFFLEKQGQRVIEVVGSTLRSIGR; encoded by the coding sequence ATGACGGCGCCGCAGCCCAGCCGCTGGATGCGCAACTTCCATCCCGCGCCCGACGCCCGCACCCGGCTCATCTGCCTGCCGCATGCCGGCGGCTCGGCCAGCTACTACTTTCCGCTGTCGTCGGCGCTGGCCCCCGAGTTCGAGGTGTACAGCGTGCAGTACCCGGGCCGCCAGGACCGCCACAAGGAGCCGTTCGTCGACTCCATCGAGGACATGGCCGACCAGGTCTACGCCGCGGTCGGTACGTTGCCCGACGCGCCGACGGCGTTCTTCGGGCACAGCATGGGCGCGGTGCTGGCGTTCGAGGTCACCCGCCGACTTGAGGCCGCCGGTCGGCAGGCGGTGACGGTGTTCGCGTCCGGTTCACGCGCCCCCAGCCATTACGGCGACGAGCGCGAGTACAAGAACGACACGGCGCTCGTCGACGTGATGCGCCAGCTCGGCGGTACGGACCCGCGGGTGCTCAACAACCCCGAACTGCTGGAGACGTTTCTGCCCGCGTTCCGCAACGACTACCGCGCGCTGCAGGCCTACCACCGCGGCACCGACGTCACCATCAACGCGCCCATCGTCGTGCTGTCGGCAACCGACGATCCGAAGACCAGCGAGGCCGCGGCGGGGGCATGGTTGGACCACACCACGGCGGGCGGCGACGTGCACATGTTCACCGGCGGACACTTCTTTCTCGAAAAGCAGGGCCAGCGGGTCATCGAGGTGGTCGGCTCGACGCTGCGGAGCATAGGCCGGTAA
- the ligD gene encoding non-homologous end-joining DNA ligase, translating to MASPATELDVDGVKVRLTNPDKPFFPKLGKDGTKGKLVEYYLSVAGPMVALLRDRPVHLQRFPDGIEGEEIYQKRVPRKHPDYLETCTVTFPSGRTADALKITHPSAIAWAAQMGTVTLHPWQVRCPDTEHPDELRIDLDPQPGTGFTEAREVAVDVLKPLLDELGLVGYPKTSGGRGVHVFLRIATDWDFIAVRRAGIALAREVERRAPDAVTTSWWKEERGERLFIDYNQNARDRTFASPYSARKTPIATVSTPLTWDELRAAEPDDYTILTVPGFVAGRPDPWADIDTNAQSIDVLLEMVAADDERGLGDLPYPPSYPKMPGEPPRVQPSKKVAAHWDEDGNRIAD from the coding sequence ATGGCAAGCCCTGCAACCGAACTCGACGTCGACGGCGTCAAGGTCCGGCTCACCAATCCGGACAAGCCCTTCTTCCCGAAGCTGGGCAAGGACGGCACCAAGGGCAAACTGGTCGAGTACTACCTGTCGGTCGCCGGGCCCATGGTCGCGCTGCTGCGGGACCGGCCCGTGCACCTGCAGCGGTTCCCCGACGGGATCGAAGGCGAGGAGATCTATCAGAAGCGGGTGCCGCGGAAGCATCCCGACTATCTCGAAACCTGCACTGTCACATTCCCGTCCGGAAGGACCGCCGATGCGCTGAAGATCACCCACCCGTCGGCGATCGCGTGGGCGGCGCAGATGGGAACGGTGACGTTGCACCCGTGGCAGGTGAGATGCCCGGACACCGAACATCCCGACGAGCTGCGCATCGACCTCGACCCGCAGCCTGGCACAGGCTTCACAGAAGCCCGCGAAGTGGCCGTGGACGTCCTCAAACCCCTGCTCGACGAGCTCGGTCTGGTCGGATACCCGAAGACCTCCGGGGGCCGCGGCGTGCACGTCTTCCTGCGCATCGCGACCGACTGGGATTTCATCGCGGTTCGGCGCGCAGGCATCGCGCTGGCCCGCGAGGTCGAGCGGCGGGCCCCGGACGCGGTGACGACGTCGTGGTGGAAGGAAGAACGCGGCGAGCGCCTGTTCATCGACTACAACCAGAACGCCCGCGACCGGACCTTCGCCTCGCCCTACTCGGCCCGCAAGACCCCGATTGCCACTGTGTCGACACCGCTGACGTGGGATGAGCTCCGCGCCGCCGAGCCCGACGACTACACGATTCTCACCGTGCCGGGTTTCGTCGCAGGCCGGCCGGACCCGTGGGCCGACATCGACACGAACGCCCAGTCGATCGACGTCCTGCTGGAGATGGTGGCCGCCGACGACGAACGCGGGCTGGGCGATCTGCCCTATCCGCCGAGCTACCCGAAGATGCCGGGCGAACCGCCCAGGGTGCAGCCGAGCAAGAAGGTCGCCGCGCACTGGGATGAGGACGGCAATCGCATAGCCGACTGA
- a CDS encoding alpha/beta fold hydrolase → MSFRYDPRHRPPQPALPPPDAFHVDKAVVAEGVSLAYVREGVGGVPLLLIHGYPETKRIWWRNIEALAASGFEVVAPDLRGYGDSDLPPDDRHDIVTYSHDLHALMHDHLGHASCVIAASDVGGVVATDMIHRFPGFVTGFCVFNTVPPMGVDYTGIAVAGTADIADGSAISDPTGDYRWMQGAFPDELAAMLRSAQARRQWVASMYTNRLWGSRYAFEQAHVDFMTEPFADEARLRAGWATYQLAYGRAMPEFPLMDAVDVRTLILYGPDDHAIGEDFVPRCERAFRNRIGPLVVPGAGHFLQWERADIFNEVLPAVFAAAQTAHL, encoded by the coding sequence GTGTCCTTTCGGTACGACCCACGGCACCGGCCACCTCAGCCCGCCCTGCCTCCGCCTGACGCGTTCCACGTCGACAAGGCTGTTGTCGCCGAGGGTGTTTCACTGGCGTATGTCCGGGAGGGCGTCGGTGGTGTGCCGCTGCTGTTGATCCACGGCTACCCGGAGACCAAGCGGATCTGGTGGCGCAACATCGAGGCGCTCGCGGCGTCGGGCTTCGAGGTCGTCGCACCCGACCTGCGGGGCTACGGAGACAGCGACCTCCCGCCCGACGATCGCCACGACATCGTCACCTACTCACACGACCTGCACGCGTTGATGCACGACCACCTCGGCCACGCCTCGTGCGTGATCGCGGCAAGCGACGTCGGCGGTGTCGTGGCCACCGACATGATCCACCGCTTTCCCGGGTTCGTGACCGGGTTCTGTGTGTTCAACACCGTTCCGCCGATGGGTGTCGACTACACGGGGATCGCCGTCGCTGGCACTGCCGACATCGCCGACGGATCGGCGATCAGCGACCCGACCGGCGACTACCGGTGGATGCAGGGCGCGTTCCCCGACGAACTCGCCGCGATGCTGCGCTCCGCGCAGGCGCGCAGGCAGTGGGTTGCCTCGATGTACACCAACCGACTGTGGGGGTCGAGGTACGCGTTCGAACAGGCGCACGTCGACTTCATGACCGAACCGTTCGCCGACGAGGCGCGGCTGCGTGCCGGCTGGGCGACCTATCAGCTGGCCTACGGCCGCGCGATGCCCGAGTTCCCGTTGATGGACGCCGTCGATGTCCGAACCCTGATCCTCTACGGGCCCGACGACCACGCCATCGGGGAGGACTTCGTGCCGCGGTGCGAACGAGCCTTCCGCAATCGCATCGGGCCGCTCGTGGTTCCGGGGGCCGGCCACTTCCTGCAGTGGGAGCGTGCGGACATCTTCAACGAAGTGCTGCCCGCGGTGTTCGCCGCCGCGCAGACCGCCCACCTGTGA